Proteins from a genomic interval of Spirochaetota bacterium:
- a CDS encoding MFS transporter — translation MSTDARLFGLPAEKGRWLFIVFGFFINICLGSVYAYSVFKVPVQELFSVGALQGGMPYMIFLAFFAGLFPFGGRMLEKMGPRKVGLLGAIIVGAGWMLSSRASGILFLNITYGVIAGAGVGLAYGGPIATAVRWFPDKKGLAVGLTVAGFGGSPFVTAYVASRLIAAYGALATFLYLGIAFLALLLLLSIPLRFPAQGWKPAGWSPGAAGAAVHAKEYDTHEMAKTSSFWGLFVCFMIGSLAGLMAIGISSPVATEVISIDRTVAASLVGVFAIFNGLGRPLFGILTDKLTPRYAAVLNLVLIMLMSVGMLFAGTGMVALYVACFIGFWLCLGGWLAIAPTTTATHFGAAYYARNYGVMLLAYGAGAILANIISGQAKDVFGSYLYAFYPTAALAAVGIVLALVFIKPPAVSVKS, via the coding sequence CTGGTTATTCATCGTGTTTGGGTTTTTCATCAATATCTGTCTCGGCAGCGTGTACGCGTACAGCGTGTTCAAGGTTCCGGTCCAGGAACTGTTCTCGGTCGGGGCGCTGCAGGGCGGCATGCCCTACATGATCTTCCTCGCGTTTTTCGCGGGGCTTTTCCCCTTTGGCGGCCGGATGCTGGAGAAAATGGGACCGCGCAAGGTGGGCCTGCTGGGCGCCATTATAGTCGGCGCCGGTTGGATGCTTTCGAGCCGGGCATCGGGGATACTCTTCCTGAACATAACCTACGGTGTGATCGCGGGCGCGGGCGTGGGGCTCGCCTACGGCGGACCCATCGCCACCGCGGTGCGCTGGTTTCCGGATAAAAAGGGGCTCGCGGTGGGGCTCACGGTCGCGGGCTTCGGCGGTTCGCCGTTCGTCACCGCGTACGTGGCTTCACGGCTCATCGCCGCCTACGGCGCGCTTGCGACGTTCCTCTACCTGGGGATCGCGTTCCTCGCGCTGCTCCTTCTCCTGTCCATCCCGCTTCGTTTTCCCGCACAGGGCTGGAAGCCCGCGGGCTGGAGCCCGGGCGCCGCGGGAGCGGCCGTGCACGCGAAAGAATACGACACCCATGAAATGGCGAAAACCTCTTCTTTCTGGGGGCTGTTCGTCTGCTTCATGATCGGTTCGCTCGCGGGGCTCATGGCCATTGGCATATCGAGCCCGGTCGCCACCGAGGTGATAAGCATCGACAGGACGGTCGCGGCCTCGCTCGTCGGGGTATTCGCGATCTTCAACGGTCTGGGCCGCCCGCTCTTCGGCATACTCACCGACAAGCTCACGCCGCGCTACGCGGCCGTGCTCAACCTGGTCCTCATCATGCTCATGTCGGTGGGGATGCTCTTCGCCGGAACGGGGATGGTCGCGCTCTACGTCGCGTGCTTTATCGGCTTCTGGCTCTGCCTGGGCGGCTGGCTCGCCATCGCGCCCACCACCACCGCGACGCATTTCGGCGCCGCCTATTACGCGAGGAATTACGGGGTCATGCTCCTCGCCTACGGCGCGGGCGCGATACTCGCCAACATCATCTCGGGACAGGCAAAGGATGTGTTCGGGTCCTACCTGTACGCCTTCTACCCGACGGCGGCCCTGGCAGCGGTGGGAATCGTCCTGGCGCTGGTATTTATCAAACCCCCCGCCGTGTCCGTGAAATCATAG